The nucleotide window GTCATCTGTGATCAATGCGGGAAAATCGTTGACTTCCATTACCCTGGCCTTGACGAAGTAGAGCATTTAGCTTCCCATGTAACAGGTTTTAATGTTGGGCACCATAGAATGGAAATATACGGAACTTGTCCGGAATGTTCCGCAAAGGAAGTCCATTAATACTTACGGCTGATGGCATAAGCTATCAGTTTTCTTTTTTTGTCTGCGTACATGATTCTGCTGCTTCATATGTAAGCATTGTGGGATAAAAAAAGAACTCGGCAAAAAACGAAGTTCTCTTTTTATTTTTTTCGATTGTATTGTTCATCGAACTCCTTGCCTTCCAGAGAGGCATCTAGAGTTAACGGTTCGTTGCAATACATGCAAATATCCACCCTGCCAAGCATTTTCGTTTGTTTCCCGCAATTAGGGCAAACTACCTGAACTGTCTTTGTCGATAACAGTCCAATCCAAAAATAGACAACCGTGCTGGCAATAATAAACAGCAATCCAAGGATCATAAAAATTGTCATGACCACAAATGAGCTGCGGAAGAAGATACCCGCATACATAACGATGAAGCCAATGAAGATAAGACTTAACGCAAAGGTGCGGATTTTATTTATTTTACTTGAATATTTACCCATTGAAGTTTCCCTCCCTAAAATCTAACTATATCATACTATTTCCGGCAAGATAATCATAAAAAGTAAACACCGATGTCGAAAATTGTCTAGATGAAATGCAGGAGATTTTATATAATTGTCGAACATATATGCTAACAAACAAATGGAGGAGTTTATTATGGAGGATATCCTTCGTTCGATTTATCAAGAACGTGCAAGCCACCCTAACACCGTAGGAGTGGTGGCGGTGGAGAAGAGACATAAAGCGCTCGCTGCGACCGATACATTTGATGTCATTTTGCTTATTATAGTGAAAGAAAATGAAGAACCTGTGTTTGTTAAACATTATTCCTATCAGGATAAAAAAGCCGCCATGCATATTGTAACCGAAAAGCAGATCAATGATTGGCTCCTAACTGGCAGCAATAAAAAGATTTTTGATTGGCTTTACAATGGGAAGATAATTTTTGATCGAAATGAAAAAATCGCTGATTTAAAACATGAACTTAAAGAATTTCCGTTTTTCGGACGCAAAATAAAAATGGGAATTGAGTTTGCCAAGTTGATCAGAAGGTACTCAGATGGCAAGATGCTATTTGATAACTTTAACTATTTGGATGCCTACAATTATGTTGTGCATTCATTGCATCATCTTGCAAGACTTGCAGTGATAGAGAATGGCTTTCATCCCGAAGTGACCGTCTGGCATCAAGTGAAGCAGATCGAGCCAGAAATCTATAAGTTATACGAAGAGTTAATTTGCAGTGAAGAGACAATAGAAAAAAGGCTTGAACTCTTGTTCCTGGCAAGCGAATTCCTGATCCACAAAAGGACAAAAGTAGGGAGCCAGCATTTAGTGGAAGTGATGGAAGGTGAAGAGTATTGGGCATTCAGTGACCTGATGTCCCATCCAGAACTTTTACCGTATTCTGTTGACCTAGGAATCCTTGTAGAGTATTTGATTGATAAGAAAATCATTGAAGTAGTAAACGTAGAAACGAAAGGACAGGGCATTTATCACAGATATTATAAGGTTGCTGAAAAGTTATCCTGAAAAAACGAAAAAACCTATTGACCATTCAAAAAATACTTGGTATATTAATAACCGTCGCTGCGGAACATAGCAAAAACATTTTCGCGGCAGACGGTTTACAACTTAAAAGTATTTTTCACT belongs to Mesobacillus sp. AQ2 and includes:
- a CDS encoding YgzB family protein → MGKYSSKINKIRTFALSLIFIGFIVMYAGIFFRSSFVVMTIFMILGLLFIIASTVVYFWIGLLSTKTVQVVCPNCGKQTKMLGRVDICMYCNEPLTLDASLEGKEFDEQYNRKK
- a CDS encoding nucleotidyltransferase-like protein yields the protein MEDILRSIYQERASHPNTVGVVAVEKRHKALAATDTFDVILLIIVKENEEPVFVKHYSYQDKKAAMHIVTEKQINDWLLTGSNKKIFDWLYNGKIIFDRNEKIADLKHELKEFPFFGRKIKMGIEFAKLIRRYSDGKMLFDNFNYLDAYNYVVHSLHHLARLAVIENGFHPEVTVWHQVKQIEPEIYKLYEELICSEETIEKRLELLFLASEFLIHKRTKVGSQHLVEVMEGEEYWAFSDLMSHPELLPYSVDLGILVEYLIDKKIIEVVNVETKGQGIYHRYYKVAEKLS